One window of Dechloromonas sp. ZY10 genomic DNA carries:
- a CDS encoding diguanylate cyclase domain-containing protein: protein MENHGQRWTGALWVLTLSVQVCFVILAYMQDDWERQDQREAQRQLALVVRNLERLGTWGRFSATELRRIDAADVQSELVALSGLQMLQQAGYDYELRLAEPAVRRGGKSWLSSGGALAGDALYADLVVFGGGGQLALWNYARQRESSWHFWVWWGGIFSLGLSVFAWILIDRYLKAMELSAALQLRRQAALFSAMSEAVVVLVEHEGEWLVEEVNPAAEHLFAGSEVVRGSHWRNLFSAQEGSAEKEIASGLATRAGIAEGVGSWRQANAQEDEIWLEYALLPFAAGGVVLVLRNVTERRLREEGLNLYRSVFRGSGEAILVTDRKNRIIEVNPAFCRLTGYAREHVVGLDPRVLASGKTGSDTYREMWSDLQLSGMWQGELWDRHRDGHVYPKWAVITAVHDDFGDVQHYVATFLDISERKAREERVSHQAYHDSLTGLPNRLRFNEYLAEACNAAKRNSEMLTLMFLDLDGFKSVNDRHGHAMGDVLLVEVAARLRACVRETDFVARLGGDEFVIVLPGGKRGAANERVAGKILASLSREYSLSGVRVSSTPSIGIAIYPQAGDTPEALLQQADAAMYRVKHKGKADFWVAAPIAAVEAGQGDFVL, encoded by the coding sequence ATGGAGAACCATGGTCAACGTTGGACCGGGGCGCTCTGGGTGCTGACGCTGTCTGTGCAGGTGTGCTTTGTTATCTTGGCTTATATGCAGGATGATTGGGAACGGCAGGATCAGCGGGAGGCGCAGCGGCAGTTAGCCTTGGTAGTCCGGAATCTTGAGCGGTTGGGAACGTGGGGGCGATTCTCCGCAACCGAGTTGCGGAGAATCGATGCTGCCGATGTCCAGTCTGAATTGGTGGCACTGAGCGGTCTGCAGATGTTGCAACAGGCTGGTTACGACTATGAGTTGCGCTTGGCCGAGCCGGCGGTGCGGAGAGGCGGAAAGTCCTGGCTTTCTTCGGGAGGGGCGCTTGCAGGCGATGCGCTTTATGCCGATCTCGTTGTATTTGGCGGCGGTGGGCAGCTGGCGCTTTGGAATTATGCCCGACAGCGTGAGTCCTCCTGGCATTTCTGGGTTTGGTGGGGAGGAATATTTTCCCTGGGGCTGTCCGTGTTTGCCTGGATTCTGATTGATCGTTACCTAAAGGCCATGGAGTTGTCGGCGGCTCTCCAGCTCAGACGGCAGGCAGCCTTGTTTTCTGCCATGAGTGAGGCGGTTGTCGTTCTCGTTGAGCATGAGGGAGAGTGGCTAGTGGAGGAGGTCAATCCGGCGGCCGAGCATTTGTTTGCAGGTAGTGAGGTGGTGCGAGGCTCTCACTGGCGGAATTTGTTTTCGGCACAGGAGGGAAGTGCCGAAAAAGAGATCGCGTCGGGATTGGCAACGAGAGCGGGAATTGCTGAGGGAGTCGGTAGCTGGCGTCAGGCAAATGCTCAGGAGGATGAAATTTGGCTGGAGTATGCACTGCTGCCCTTTGCAGCGGGTGGGGTCGTTCTTGTCTTGCGCAATGTGACGGAGAGGCGATTGCGAGAGGAGGGATTGAATCTGTATCGAAGCGTTTTTAGGGGGAGTGGTGAGGCGATTCTGGTCACTGACAGGAAAAATCGGATCATTGAGGTGAATCCCGCTTTTTGCCGCTTGACTGGTTATGCGCGTGAGCATGTGGTCGGACTTGATCCTCGCGTGTTGGCATCCGGTAAGACGGGCTCTGACACTTATCGAGAAATGTGGTCAGACTTGCAACTCTCAGGTATGTGGCAAGGTGAACTCTGGGACCGGCATCGCGATGGCCATGTCTATCCCAAGTGGGCGGTGATAACTGCTGTACACGATGACTTTGGGGATGTGCAGCACTACGTTGCCACATTTCTCGATATTTCGGAGCGCAAGGCCAGGGAGGAGCGGGTGTCGCACCAGGCCTATCACGATAGTCTGACCGGATTGCCGAATCGCTTGCGGTTCAATGAGTATCTGGCGGAGGCTTGTAATGCGGCCAAGCGTAATTCTGAAATGTTAACTTTGATGTTTCTAGATCTGGATGGATTTAAATCGGTTAATGACCGCCATGGTCACGCAATGGGCGATGTCTTGTTGGTTGAGGTGGCTGCGCGCTTGCGTGCCTGTGTACGGGAAACTGATTTTGTTGCCAGGCTGGGAGGGGACGAGTTTGTAATCGTTTTGCCAGGAGGGAAAAGAGGCGCTGCCAACGAGCGAGTTGCCGGAAAAATACTGGCCTCCCTGAGTCGGGAGTATTCGCTATCGGGTGTTCGGGTGTCTTCGACGCCGAGTATCGGCATTGCAATTTATCCGCAGGCCGGAGATACGCCGGAGGCGTTGCTGCAGCAGGCGGATGCGGCAATGTACCGGGTCAAGCACAAGGGTAAAGCTGATTTTTGGGTGGCAGCACCGATTGCCGCTGTTGAGGCTGGACAGGGAGATTTTGTTTTATAA
- a CDS encoding HD domain-containing phosphohydrolase produces MQSSESGRPIILIADDEAAVLLVLEEMLESDYRVLTFSNGCEVLAYLQGGGKADLILSDIMMPEMDGLALCRACKAMPERSETPLLFISDLESEADESLALSLGAEDFIHKPFRPRIVHARVRNHLAFAQARMALRQRNDWLEREVSSRTEQIRLRGRELMASHEATIVALCALAEARDNETGNHVLRTQYYVKALGEALQKKQGSVLLSDEALHMIVRSAPLHDIGKVAIPDAVLLKPGKLDAAEWEIMQRHCEIGEGALAQAITALPEKVNSYLYYGKEIAGAHHERWDGSGYPRGLCGEEIPLSARLMAVADVYDALISRRVYKPAISHLDAVAMILQGAGSHFDPEIIEVFATVADEFARIAARYCD; encoded by the coding sequence ATGCAATCCAGTGAGTCCGGTCGTCCCATCATCCTGATCGCGGACGACGAGGCGGCAGTGCTGTTGGTGCTAGAGGAAATGTTGGAGTCAGATTACCGCGTGCTCACTTTTTCCAATGGCTGCGAAGTGTTGGCATACCTGCAGGGTGGGGGTAAGGCGGACTTAATCCTTTCTGACATCATGATGCCAGAAATGGATGGGCTGGCATTGTGCCGGGCATGCAAGGCAATGCCGGAGCGCAGTGAGACCCCGTTGCTGTTTATCTCTGATCTGGAGAGTGAGGCCGATGAGTCCTTGGCATTGTCGCTGGGGGCTGAAGATTTCATTCATAAGCCATTCCGTCCCCGCATCGTGCACGCCAGGGTGCGCAATCATCTGGCTTTTGCTCAGGCACGAATGGCTTTGCGTCAGCGCAATGACTGGCTTGAGCGCGAGGTATCCAGCCGGACTGAACAGATTCGCTTGCGCGGCCGCGAGCTGATGGCTTCCCATGAGGCGACTATCGTTGCTCTTTGTGCGTTGGCGGAGGCAAGGGATAACGAAACCGGTAACCATGTGCTGCGTACCCAATACTACGTCAAAGCCCTGGGGGAGGCACTGCAGAAAAAACAGGGAAGTGTGCTTCTCAGCGACGAGGCGTTGCATATGATCGTGCGTTCAGCTCCGTTGCATGATATTGGCAAAGTTGCGATTCCTGATGCGGTGCTGCTCAAGCCGGGAAAGCTGGATGCTGCGGAGTGGGAAATCATGCAGCGCCACTGTGAAATCGGTGAGGGGGCTTTGGCGCAAGCAATCACCGCCTTGCCGGAAAAAGTAAATAGTTACCTTTATTACGGCAAAGAAATTGCCGGTGCCCACCATGAACGTTGGGATGGTTCCGGGTATCCGCGAGGCTTGTGCGGGGAGGAAATTCCCCTGTCGGCAAGATTGATGGCAGTTGCCGATGTCTATGACGCATTGATTTCTCGGCGTGTTTACAAGCCGGCAATTTCTCATCTCGATGCAGTGGCGATGATTCTGCAGGGAGCCGGCAGTCATTTCGATCCGGAAATCATTGAGGTGTTTGCTACCGTGGCTGATGAGTTTGCCCGGATCGCCGCGCGCTATTGCGATTGA
- a CDS encoding response regulator transcription factor: MEPTLVLPMARPLVMAVDDDAVIHQLLEFALAEQFDLHCFLSAEEALMQFDVLLPDLLVLDIGLPGMDGYTACAEFLAQYSVPVIFLSGHDTLEERLRAFDAGACDFMVKPVAPELVLRKCLIAVSHLQKERLLQNKNAELQASALAFLCDVAQSRALLDFVARALKCLSLPELGQCILETTAGYSLNCLLRLRGNGASLSFGMQGNASQLEMSVLDNLECSGRIFGFRDRLAINDDKLSLVVTNLPVDPVQRGRVQDNLMLLVEAASQIVETLIVRAESARRAEAIQSAQCEAHSAISSLRERYRNQQIDTRILLQELISAIEGAYFSLGLTDAQEFQVSTILRDRSEKILTLFEQGIEFDHTFSAVLASLAPAEREAAAFLF, encoded by the coding sequence ATGGAGCCAACTCTTGTACTGCCAATGGCCAGGCCCTTGGTGATGGCTGTGGATGATGATGCGGTGATCCATCAATTGCTTGAATTCGCGCTTGCTGAACAATTCGACCTGCATTGCTTTCTTTCTGCGGAAGAGGCGCTGATGCAGTTTGATGTCCTGCTGCCCGACTTGCTGGTGCTAGACATTGGGCTTCCGGGAATGGACGGGTATACCGCCTGTGCCGAGTTCCTTGCGCAATATTCGGTACCGGTGATATTCCTTTCTGGACATGACACCCTTGAGGAGCGTTTGCGCGCCTTTGATGCCGGCGCTTGCGATTTCATGGTCAAGCCGGTTGCGCCAGAACTGGTCTTGCGCAAATGCTTGATCGCGGTATCCCATTTGCAGAAAGAGCGACTGCTGCAAAACAAAAATGCCGAGTTGCAGGCTTCGGCATTGGCATTTCTCTGCGATGTTGCGCAAAGTCGGGCGCTGCTCGATTTTGTTGCAAGAGCACTGAAGTGTCTTTCATTGCCGGAGTTGGGGCAATGCATTCTTGAAACTACTGCCGGTTACTCACTGAATTGTTTGCTTCGCCTGCGCGGCAATGGAGCTTCCTTGTCTTTCGGGATGCAAGGAAATGCCAGTCAGCTGGAGATGTCGGTTCTGGATAATCTCGAATGTTCGGGGCGAATTTTTGGCTTTCGCGACCGGTTGGCCATCAACGATGACAAACTGAGCTTGGTGGTTACCAACCTGCCTGTGGATCCGGTCCAGCGAGGACGGGTTCAGGACAACTTGATGCTGTTGGTCGAGGCGGCCAGTCAAATCGTTGAGACACTGATCGTGCGTGCTGAATCGGCAAGGCGGGCCGAGGCCATTCAGAGCGCCCAATGTGAGGCGCATTCGGCAATTAGCAGTTTGCGTGAGCGCTACCGCAATCAGCAAATCGATACCCGGATTTTGCTTCAGGAGTTGATTTCGGCAATCGAAGGGGCCTATTTCTCATTGGGGCTGACCGATGCCCAGGAGTTTCAGGTCAGCACAATTTTGCGAGATCGCTCGGAGAAGATTTTGACTTTGTTTGAACAGGGGATCGAGTTCGATCACACCTTCTCTGCGGTCCTGGCTTCGTTGGCACCGGCTGAGCGGGAAGCGGCAGCATTCCTCTTTTAG
- a CDS encoding FimV/HubP family polar landmark protein — translation MAVASCLSLLHVGVEAAGLGKLTVLSSLGQPLRAELDLGATRDELSGMTARLASQDAFRQAGIEYAPALSDLRFVVDKRPNGAAVIKVSSNKAINEPFLDFLVELNWPAGRLVREYTFLLDPPEVKSRQSAPAVAEAKVVEGVRDSVRTPDPVSRKPEPLAAPEPSKPLPPAKPEKAEKTEPRPGIETPTATRIVQAGDTLRKIASETKPEEVTLEQMLVALYRKNPDAFLGNNIHRMKSGAILSIPDREAAAAVTAAEARKVYVSHTGDWQAYRQKLAAAAPVSAARDDAGQASAGKITAKGDEKLAPAEAGKDQLRVSRTELVGKGGAKSAASEADVIAREKALKEAQERLAMLEKNVGEMQKLLEMKNQRLADLQQQLSQQKEARPVEAPKPVEPVKPAEPAKPVAAEKPVEVAKVPVPAEAAKPVEAPKPEEAVKPEEATPPAAAPAEAPKPVEAPKPPRMPPPPPEPEPEPDFVAMLLEDPSLLAGGGGIAALLLGYALYRRRRSQATGDAGSTTMGSSAATAYPVTGGQSIDTANTPPQTGDFSQTGPGTIDTDEVDPVAEADVYMAYGRDAQAEEILLEALLKDPHRIAIHVKLLEIYAQRRSLKQFETLAGEVYAQTGGQGPEWAKVAALGAGIDPGNPLYSGAQATAAAATATATAFSPEATMIVQPEDNPQLTAAPVPVESVIEPELPSVETSSLDFDLGELPAEMPRVTEAPQTDGNLLDFDLGAPQPELTQQVEPEAVVVDEGNLLDFDLGEAVAVPAIGEVPTEQAGNELDFDLDLPLASEPEVTEAPILPALDETVRTTAAPLEMSIPDINLDLADLPPATEAPLGEFDLQLDLPAEPEPALTAAPILPETAPDDVVLEFDLGDLPATSSEAATPAPAEDNALAVDLDLDFDLDLPAADASPAEVPAAAPLPEFDLGDLDLDLAVTAPAEAEVAPASGEIVRDAHWEEVNTKLDLAKAYEEMGDLEGARELLNEVVGEGTPDLVAQAQEVLSRIAG, via the coding sequence TTGGCTGTCGCCTCCTGTCTCTCGTTGCTGCATGTGGGGGTTGAGGCGGCTGGTCTGGGCAAGTTGACCGTCCTGTCCTCGCTGGGGCAACCGTTGCGTGCCGAGCTTGATCTCGGGGCGACGCGTGACGAACTTTCGGGGATGACTGCCCGTCTGGCCTCTCAGGATGCTTTCCGGCAAGCCGGCATCGAATACGCGCCGGCACTCTCCGATCTGCGCTTCGTGGTTGATAAGCGTCCCAATGGCGCGGCGGTGATCAAGGTTAGTTCCAACAAGGCAATCAACGAACCCTTTCTCGATTTTCTGGTTGAACTGAACTGGCCTGCCGGTCGCCTGGTCCGGGAGTACACCTTCCTGCTCGATCCGCCCGAGGTCAAGTCGCGCCAGAGCGCGCCGGCCGTGGCTGAGGCCAAGGTGGTGGAGGGGGTACGCGACAGCGTGCGCACGCCAGATCCCGTGTCTCGCAAGCCTGAGCCCTTGGCTGCACCGGAACCCTCAAAACCCTTGCCGCCAGCCAAGCCCGAGAAGGCAGAAAAAACTGAGCCGCGTCCAGGCATAGAAACACCGACGGCTACCCGCATCGTCCAGGCAGGGGACACCCTGCGCAAGATCGCCAGCGAAACCAAGCCAGAGGAAGTGACGCTGGAGCAGATGCTGGTCGCGCTTTACCGCAAGAATCCGGACGCTTTCCTGGGTAACAATATTCACCGGATGAAGTCCGGTGCGATTCTCAGTATTCCGGATCGCGAAGCTGCCGCTGCAGTCACCGCTGCCGAGGCGCGCAAGGTATATGTCAGCCACACCGGTGACTGGCAGGCTTATCGCCAGAAGCTGGCTGCTGCTGCGCCCGTTTCGGCTGCCCGCGACGATGCCGGGCAGGCCAGTGCCGGCAAGATCACTGCCAAGGGTGATGAGAAACTTGCGCCGGCCGAGGCGGGCAAGGATCAGCTGCGCGTATCGCGTACTGAACTGGTGGGCAAGGGCGGCGCCAAGTCGGCCGCCAGCGAAGCCGATGTGATTGCCCGCGAAAAGGCCCTGAAAGAGGCGCAGGAGCGCCTGGCCATGCTGGAGAAAAATGTCGGCGAGATGCAGAAGTTGCTGGAGATGAAGAACCAGCGCCTGGCCGACCTGCAGCAGCAGTTGAGTCAGCAGAAGGAAGCCCGTCCGGTCGAAGCGCCCAAACCGGTCGAGCCAGTCAAGCCGGCTGAGCCCGCCAAGCCGGTGGCTGCCGAGAAGCCGGTGGAGGTGGCCAAGGTGCCTGTGCCTGCCGAAGCGGCCAAGCCGGTCGAGGCGCCTAAGCCCGAGGAAGCTGTCAAGCCGGAAGAGGCGACACCGCCGGCAGCGGCTCCGGCAGAGGCGCCGAAGCCGGTTGAGGCGCCGAAGCCGCCGCGCATGCCGCCGCCGCCGCCCGAACCGGAACCCGAGCCGGATTTTGTTGCCATGCTGCTGGAGGATCCAAGCCTGCTCGCCGGTGGTGGCGGGATCGCTGCCCTGTTGCTCGGCTATGCCCTGTATCGGCGTCGGCGCAGCCAGGCGACCGGTGATGCGGGATCGACCACGATGGGCAGCAGCGCTGCCACTGCCTACCCGGTGACTGGTGGGCAGAGTATCGATACGGCAAATACCCCGCCCCAGACCGGCGATTTCAGCCAGACCGGCCCGGGTACTATCGATACCGATGAGGTCGATCCAGTAGCCGAGGCGGATGTTTACATGGCTTATGGGCGCGATGCGCAGGCCGAGGAAATCCTGCTTGAGGCCTTGCTCAAGGACCCCCACCGGATTGCGATTCATGTCAAGCTGTTGGAAATTTATGCGCAGCGGCGCAGTCTGAAACAGTTTGAAACCCTGGCTGGCGAAGTTTATGCCCAGACGGGGGGGCAGGGGCCGGAGTGGGCCAAGGTGGCCGCTTTGGGGGCTGGTATCGATCCCGGCAATCCGCTCTATTCGGGTGCTCAGGCAACCGCTGCAGCGGCGACGGCAACGGCAACGGCTTTTTCCCCGGAGGCGACGATGATCGTCCAGCCGGAGGACAATCCTCAGCTGACTGCCGCGCCGGTTCCGGTCGAATCCGTGATCGAGCCCGAGTTGCCGTCGGTGGAAACTTCGAGCCTCGATTTCGATCTGGGCGAACTGCCGGCCGAGATGCCGCGGGTGACCGAGGCACCGCAGACAGACGGCAATCTGCTCGACTTCGATCTGGGGGCGCCGCAGCCTGAATTGACTCAGCAGGTTGAGCCTGAGGCGGTTGTCGTTGATGAGGGTAATCTTCTCGATTTCGATCTTGGCGAAGCCGTTGCCGTTCCGGCAATCGGCGAGGTGCCAACTGAACAGGCGGGCAATGAACTGGACTTTGACCTCGATTTGCCGCTCGCTTCGGAACCTGAGGTGACCGAGGCGCCGATCCTGCCAGCACTCGATGAAACGGTAAGGACTACTGCGGCACCGCTCGAAATGTCGATTCCCGACATCAATCTCGATCTTGCCGACTTGCCGCCGGCTACTGAAGCGCCGCTTGGTGAGTTTGACCTGCAGCTTGATCTTCCGGCCGAACCCGAGCCGGCCCTGACGGCCGCGCCGATCCTGCCGGAAACGGCTCCGGACGACGTAGTCCTCGAGTTTGATCTGGGCGATCTGCCAGCGACAAGCTCCGAGGCTGCAACTCCGGCACCTGCCGAGGACAACGCGCTGGCGGTCGATCTTGATCTCGACTTCGATCTTGATCTGCCGGCTGCTGATGCTTCGCCGGCAGAAGTCCCAGCAGCGGCACCGCTACCGGAATTCGATCTCGGCGACCTTGATCTGGACCTGGCGGTGACTGCCCCGGCAGAAGCCGAGGTGGCTCCGGCCAGCGGCGAGATCGTGCGCGATGCGCACTGGGAGGAGGTCAATACCAAGCTCGATCTGGCCAAGGCCTACGAGGAAATGGGTGATCTGGAAGGGGCGCGCGAGCTGCTCAATGAAGTGGTTGGCGAGGGCACTCCTGACCTGGTGGCGCAAGCCCAGGAAGTGCTGTCGCGTATCGCGGGCTAA
- a CDS encoding PAS domain S-box protein — protein MKLLFVCILVAGNLFMFASQFWMLILARERAEQRALAQTRNLTQTIQHGLEAQFDRYEKILRVSAKLFAERGQLSVPGQMGVELLRQQLPEGVFLLATDARGRLLTGERSLLNEIGGLSRFRLLELDAQSGMQVFPPSHEPSSRSQHVTLALPYRQPGGAFGGFVFIVLPDDFFDAMLGQLQLGENGVVTIRDASLALVARYPRKTHGVELAYGSRLSDQPVVDIVHDEILNGSFNLAASYDGVARVYSFGKFLHVPLIIFAGLARQDFLAEWQAECLRSLALGVGFLMLSVFAGLGLLRLLNELGRESDKNSLFLRHASDGLYILDRHGYLQEASESFAHMLGDARENILGKHVSAWNPEWPPAVLTEAILPGFLNLRIPCTFVTTYVYRGRSIPVEASVVSFEQEGERCLYVAVRDISQRLYWEQDRSRLVAIVESSEDGMLSCDAKGEINTWNQAAANIFGLSREAVQGLPFVNFFSGAAREALLKALNRVSEGGLVERLELSFYREQYGEMRLALTLVPLPIPKQEHSGVSICVRDVTELRASEKLLRLRSAALEATDTPLLIATLDGEVVWANPAYRELFPLDVQRRLPEFAYWENNEPVFYHRLRQQLCHGESWSGERQGRRLRGEPCYEEVSMRPVSDADGVFRYLVVVKRDVSVRKRAQAELEAKVLARSVALQVAEERTRLILDCSAGGLYGVGKDGCLLFVNRSAASMLGRDAGAMVGHSLGYLAVVKNPSSPLLQLPPVALVERQSGREEFFRSDGSFFTASYATEPLSANGEVLGVVVSFMDVSREVEAAEALEAARTEAERLSRAKSEFLANMSHEIRTPMNGVLGAAQLGFRQSPPGGAAARQFSRILTSGQLLLGIINDILDLSKIEAGKMLLERLPMSLAQVGRSALALFGEQLDQKGLGLILNIFPDAEIVCEGDPLRVTQIINNLLSNAIKFTASGEIRVQLDWRQGQAVIRVEDSGIGMSEEQLARLFTPFEQADSATTRRYGGTGLGLSITRNLLTMMGGGIKAESSSGRGSCFECWFPAPASEQNPATVPDAQLALPEGAALAGLRILVVDDTEVNRLVLEEMLQEEGALVSLAASGEEAVALIRQFPGVQVVLMDVQMPGMDGCAATREIHRVQPSLPVIAQTAHAMQEERLRCFAAGMCDLVVKPVDYRQLVRRLAKYLPANAPGVASAESTPDLVVTQVDGGGRGGLDWDGLQERYATKPVFVERLLRVVLDAHRETPGKLRQSAQLEDWESLSRTAHGLKGTLGTIFAFPLMEQARVLEVLSCEQSVSAFMLAGEMAEQLDSLCREISAFLLQREAENAIQ, from the coding sequence TTGAAGCTTTTATTCGTCTGCATCCTGGTGGCGGGCAATCTGTTCATGTTCGCTTCACAGTTCTGGATGTTAATCCTGGCCAGAGAAAGAGCCGAGCAGAGGGCGTTGGCGCAAACCCGGAATTTGACGCAGACAATTCAGCATGGACTGGAGGCGCAGTTTGATCGGTACGAGAAAATTCTGCGGGTGAGCGCCAAATTATTTGCGGAGCGAGGGCAATTATCGGTGCCTGGGCAGATGGGGGTGGAGTTGCTGCGCCAGCAATTGCCGGAAGGGGTCTTTCTCCTGGCGACCGATGCCCGGGGGAGGTTGCTTACTGGGGAACGGTCTTTATTGAATGAAATCGGCGGGCTGTCCCGTTTTCGCTTGCTGGAGTTGGATGCCCAGTCGGGGATGCAGGTTTTTCCTCCGAGCCATGAGCCCTCCAGCCGGTCGCAGCATGTGACGCTTGCCCTGCCTTATCGTCAGCCAGGGGGGGCGTTTGGCGGCTTCGTCTTCATTGTGCTGCCGGACGATTTTTTTGACGCCATGCTGGGCCAGTTGCAGCTTGGCGAAAATGGTGTCGTAACCATCCGCGATGCCAGTTTGGCACTGGTTGCACGCTATCCGCGCAAAACCCACGGCGTAGAACTGGCGTATGGCAGTCGCTTGAGCGATCAGCCTGTGGTGGACATCGTTCATGACGAAATCTTGAACGGTAGCTTCAATCTGGCTGCTTCCTATGATGGTGTTGCACGCGTCTATTCGTTCGGCAAGTTTTTGCACGTTCCACTGATTATATTTGCAGGTCTGGCGCGTCAGGATTTTCTTGCCGAATGGCAGGCAGAGTGCTTGCGTTCATTAGCTCTCGGGGTTGGTTTTCTGATGCTATCGGTCTTTGCCGGCTTGGGGCTACTACGTTTGCTTAATGAGCTCGGGCGCGAGAGTGACAAGAATTCGCTATTTCTTCGCCATGCCAGCGACGGGCTGTATATTCTCGACCGACACGGATATCTGCAGGAGGCAAGTGAGTCTTTTGCGCACATGCTGGGAGATGCCCGGGAGAATATTCTCGGTAAGCATGTTTCTGCCTGGAATCCAGAATGGCCGCCAGCGGTCCTGACAGAAGCCATCTTGCCTGGCTTTTTGAACCTCAGGATCCCCTGCACTTTTGTTACTACCTATGTTTATCGGGGGCGAAGTATTCCGGTCGAGGCAAGCGTTGTGAGTTTTGAGCAGGAAGGAGAGCGGTGTCTCTACGTTGCGGTCCGGGACATATCGCAGCGCTTGTATTGGGAGCAGGACCGTAGTCGCTTGGTAGCAATTGTAGAGTCTTCGGAAGACGGCATGCTGAGTTGTGATGCCAAGGGGGAGATCAATACCTGGAATCAGGCAGCGGCCAATATTTTTGGCTTGTCACGCGAAGCGGTTCAGGGGCTGCCATTTGTCAATTTCTTTTCTGGGGCTGCCAGAGAGGCCTTGTTGAAAGCACTCAATCGGGTCAGCGAGGGCGGATTGGTCGAGCGCCTAGAGTTGTCATTTTACCGCGAGCAATACGGGGAAATGAGGCTGGCCTTGACCCTGGTTCCTTTGCCAATACCAAAGCAGGAACATTCCGGTGTCTCCATATGTGTCCGGGATGTGACTGAGTTGCGGGCTTCCGAGAAGTTGCTCCGATTACGTTCTGCTGCATTGGAGGCGACGGATACTCCTTTGCTGATTGCGACCCTTGACGGAGAGGTGGTGTGGGCGAATCCTGCTTATCGGGAATTATTTCCTCTTGATGTACAGAGGCGCTTGCCCGAGTTTGCATATTGGGAAAATAACGAACCTGTCTTTTATCACCGCTTGCGTCAGCAGCTGTGTCATGGAGAGTCCTGGTCTGGGGAGCGGCAAGGGCGTCGTTTGCGAGGGGAACCTTGCTACGAAGAGGTATCAATGAGGCCGGTCAGCGATGCTGATGGTGTTTTTCGCTATCTGGTGGTGGTTAAGCGGGATGTTTCAGTCCGCAAGCGTGCGCAGGCTGAACTGGAAGCAAAGGTGCTGGCACGGAGCGTCGCCTTGCAGGTGGCAGAAGAGCGGACGCGTTTGATTCTCGATTGTAGTGCCGGCGGGCTCTACGGTGTGGGAAAGGATGGTTGCCTACTGTTCGTTAATCGATCGGCGGCCAGTATGCTGGGACGGGATGCGGGGGCAATGGTGGGACACAGCCTTGGTTACCTTGCTGTGGTGAAAAATCCATCAAGCCCGTTGTTGCAATTGCCCCCTGTGGCCTTGGTTGAAAGGCAAAGCGGGCGAGAGGAGTTTTTCCGTAGCGATGGCTCATTTTTTACTGCCAGCTATGCGACCGAGCCGCTGTCTGCAAATGGTGAAGTACTGGGCGTGGTGGTCAGCTTTATGGATGTCTCTCGCGAGGTTGAAGCGGCAGAGGCACTTGAGGCGGCCAGGACAGAGGCGGAGCGTCTTAGTCGTGCCAAAAGCGAGTTTTTGGCCAACATGAGCCATGAAATCAGAACACCGATGAACGGTGTACTGGGGGCCGCACAACTTGGGTTTCGGCAAAGTCCGCCAGGCGGGGCGGCGGCACGGCAGTTCTCGCGTATTTTGACGTCTGGTCAGCTTTTGCTGGGAATCATTAACGACATTCTTGACTTGTCGAAAATTGAGGCCGGAAAAATGCTCCTGGAGCGCTTGCCAATGTCGTTGGCTCAGGTTGGACGCTCTGCGCTTGCTCTGTTTGGCGAACAGCTGGACCAGAAGGGATTGGGGCTCATCCTGAATATCTTTCCGGACGCAGAGATAGTGTGTGAGGGCGATCCGTTACGGGTTACCCAGATAATCAATAATTTGCTGTCGAATGCAATCAAGTTCACGGCCTCTGGAGAAATTCGTGTCCAGCTTGATTGGCGTCAGGGGCAGGCTGTCATTCGGGTCGAGGATAGCGGGATTGGAATGTCGGAAGAGCAGCTTGCTCGCCTTTTCACCCCCTTTGAACAGGCTGATAGTGCGACTACTCGGCGCTACGGCGGAACCGGCCTTGGGCTGAGCATTACGCGTAACCTGCTGACCATGATGGGAGGGGGAATTAAGGCTGAAAGTTCTTCCGGTAGAGGGAGTTGCTTCGAGTGCTGGTTTCCTGCCCCGGCTTCGGAACAGAATCCCGCTACCGTACCCGATGCCCAGTTGGCATTGCCGGAAGGGGCCGCACTGGCCGGTTTGCGAATCCTGGTGGTCGATGATACCGAGGTTAACCGCTTGGTTCTTGAGGAAATGCTGCAGGAAGAGGGAGCGTTGGTCAGTTTGGCCGCCAGTGGAGAAGAGGCGGTGGCCCTGATTCGTCAATTCCCCGGTGTTCAGGTGGTACTGATGGATGTGCAGATGCCGGGTATGGACGGTTGTGCTGCAACCCGAGAAATTCACCGGGTCCAGCCTTCCTTGCCGGTTATCGCGCAAACAGCGCATGCAATGCAAGAAGAACGATTACGTTGTTTTGCCGCGGGCATGTGTGACCTGGTAGTTAAACCGGTCGATTATCGGCAGCTGGTCCGGCGACTTGCCAAATATTTGCCGGCGAATGCTCCCGGGGTCGCCTCTGCGGAGTCCACACCAGATCTGGTCGTGACGCAGGTGGACGGTGGCGGGCGCGGGGGGCTTGACTGGGATGGCTTGCAGGAGCGCTACGCTACCAAACCAGTGTTTGTCGAGCGCTTGTTGCGGGTGGTGCTGGATGCACATCGGGAAACGCCGGGTAAGCTTCGCCAGTCGGCGCAACTTGAGGATTGGGAGTCTTTGTCGAGAACTGCTCATGGACTCAAGGGGACCTTGGGGACAATTTTTGCATTTCCTTTGATGGAGCAGGCTCGGGTATTGGAGGTGCTGTCCTGCGAGCAGTCCGTCTCGGCGTTCATGCTGGCGGGAGAAATGGCTGAGCAACTGGACAGTTTATGCCGGGAAATCTCCGCCTTTTTGTTGCAGAGGGAGGCGGAAAATGCAATCCAGTGA